From Pelosinus fermentans DSM 17108, the proteins below share one genomic window:
- a CDS encoding ATP-dependent DNA helicase: MTTDVVRISVKNLVEYTLRSGDIDTRFVGTSRAVEGTRIHQKLQKAGGDKYLAEAQLKYEMNYKEFLFLVEGRADGIIIEDPQVVIDEIKTTAVPLERIDENFNPLHWAQAKCYGLIYGEQNDVEQLEIQLTYYNIDTDEIKRIRETVTLQELQTFFCGLLDIYLVWAKHLKEWNEMRDSSIKKLNFPFATYRQGQRELAVSVYKIISDNKKLFVQAPTGIGKTISTLFPAVKAMGENKTSKIFYLTAKTITRQVAEEAVNAMRECGLDFKSITITAKDKICFQEKAICNPDHCKYAKGHFDRVNDAIMDIFLKERAFTREVIEAYSREHMVCPFELSLDLSMWADCIICDYNYVFDPRVYLKRFFQTSQGDYTFLIDEAHNLVDRAREMFSAELTKSSFLKVKNLFKGHSIGKTLGKINTVMLGMRKECSEEGYYTQLQQPEEIYPLLWTFVNKAPALLTDNHKTEGYDALLELYFNVLIFLKMVELYDDHYITYVEKSSSEVTLKLFCLDPSKLLGEAVKRGKSSVFFSATLAPLDYFCEILGGETVDAKIAFPSPFKTENLCLLVADQISTKFKDRESSYGEIAHYIHLVIQQKTGNYLIFFPSYHYMQEVHHVFAELYPDTETMIQTNVMSEEERESFLDRFQPNRNRMLAGFCVLGGIFSEGIDLKGDKLLGTVIIGVGLPQICIERNLIMEHFKKKNELGYEYAYMYPGMNKVLQAAGRVIRSEEDKGVVLLIDARFSSYYYKKLFPAHWRYPKEVRNGSKLNALIQSFWDK; the protein is encoded by the coding sequence GTGACAACGGATGTAGTTCGCATATCAGTAAAAAACTTAGTTGAGTATACCTTGCGTTCAGGTGATATTGATACTCGCTTTGTGGGAACTAGCAGAGCGGTAGAAGGAACCCGAATACACCAAAAGCTTCAAAAGGCTGGTGGCGACAAGTATTTGGCAGAAGCCCAATTGAAATATGAAATGAATTACAAAGAGTTCTTATTCCTTGTAGAAGGCCGTGCGGACGGGATCATTATCGAGGATCCGCAGGTGGTGATCGATGAAATCAAAACAACGGCTGTTCCTTTGGAACGGATCGATGAGAACTTTAATCCCCTGCATTGGGCGCAGGCGAAATGCTATGGACTGATTTATGGTGAGCAAAATGATGTAGAGCAGCTGGAAATTCAACTCACGTATTACAATATTGATACGGATGAAATAAAAAGAATAAGAGAAACCGTTACACTGCAGGAACTGCAAACATTCTTTTGCGGCTTGCTGGATATCTATTTAGTTTGGGCTAAACATCTCAAGGAATGGAATGAGATGCGGGATTCATCCATAAAAAAGCTGAATTTTCCTTTTGCAACGTACCGCCAAGGACAGCGTGAATTAGCGGTTTCGGTATATAAAATCATTTCCGATAACAAAAAACTGTTTGTACAAGCACCCACCGGGATTGGGAAAACCATTTCTACCTTGTTTCCTGCCGTCAAGGCTATGGGAGAGAATAAAACGAGCAAGATTTTTTATTTGACGGCCAAAACCATTACTCGTCAAGTGGCTGAGGAAGCAGTGAACGCCATGCGGGAATGTGGTTTGGACTTTAAATCCATTACGATCACTGCGAAAGATAAAATCTGTTTTCAGGAAAAGGCCATCTGCAATCCGGATCATTGCAAATATGCCAAAGGGCATTTTGATCGAGTCAATGATGCCATTATGGATATATTTTTGAAGGAGAGGGCATTTACACGGGAAGTGATAGAAGCCTATTCCCGAGAGCATATGGTGTGTCCATTTGAGCTTTCCTTAGACTTATCCATGTGGGCCGACTGCATTATTTGTGATTACAATTATGTTTTTGATCCCAGAGTGTATTTAAAACGATTTTTTCAGACGAGCCAGGGTGACTATACGTTTTTAATTGATGAAGCGCATAATTTGGTGGATCGAGCAAGAGAGATGTTTTCCGCAGAACTAACAAAAAGCTCTTTCTTGAAGGTGAAGAACCTCTTTAAAGGCCATAGTATTGGCAAGACCCTGGGTAAAATCAATACGGTTATGCTGGGAATGCGAAAGGAGTGCAGTGAAGAGGGGTATTATACACAATTGCAGCAACCGGAGGAAATCTATCCCCTGCTTTGGACCTTTGTTAACAAAGCGCCTGCTTTATTAACTGACAATCATAAAACAGAGGGTTATGATGCATTGTTGGAACTCTATTTTAATGTACTCATATTTTTGAAAATGGTAGAGCTCTATGATGATCACTATATTACGTACGTAGAAAAATCTTCATCAGAGGTTACTCTGAAACTGTTTTGTCTTGACCCATCCAAGTTGTTGGGCGAAGCAGTCAAGAGAGGCAAGTCCAGCGTATTTTTCTCAGCAACCCTGGCTCCGTTGGATTATTTCTGCGAAATATTGGGTGGGGAGACGGTGGATGCAAAAATTGCGTTCCCATCGCCCTTTAAGACCGAGAATTTATGCTTACTGGTAGCTGACCAAATATCTACAAAGTTCAAAGATCGCGAGAGCAGTTATGGTGAAATTGCTCACTATATTCATTTAGTGATCCAGCAGAAAACCGGGAATTATCTCATTTTTTTCCCATCTTACCACTATATGCAGGAAGTCCATCATGTCTTTGCGGAATTGTACCCTGACACCGAAACAATGATACAGACCAATGTCATGTCGGAAGAAGAGCGGGAAAGTTTCTTAGATCGGTTCCAGCCAAATCGTAATCGTATGTTAGCTGGCTTCTGTGTGTTAGGGGGGATTTTTTCCGAAGGCATTGACCTCAAAGGGGATAAACTGTTGGGGACTGTTATTATAGGAGTGGGACTTCCCCAGATCTGTATAGAGCGCAACCTTATCATGGAGCATTTTAAAAAGAAAAATGAACTGGGATATGAATATGCGTATATGTATCCCGGTATGAATAAAGTGCTGCAAGCAGCTGGGCGGGTAATTCGTTCGGAAGAAGATAAAGGCGTAGTTCTTTTGATTGATGCAAGATTTTCCAGCTATTATTACAAAAAGCTATTTCCAGCACACTGGCGTTATCCTAAGGAAGTACGAAACGGAAGTAAGCTGAATGCATTAATTCAGTCATTTTGGGATAAGTAA
- a CDS encoding bile acid:sodium symporter family protein yields the protein MSIFFIQLNDWLSKNMFIVVLSGLFLGFFVTITDSPTLRQIVVILFAYMTFITALGTSFKEFTTVLKKPWIPIWVLILVHFVTPLTAWAVGMIFYPNDPDIRLGYLIGSSIPIGVTSIIWTSLIKGDLGISFVAVTLDTFIVPTVLPLFFHLVVGQTINISYSKMVIDLMLMVTVPSIIGMLLHDWTKGKSVNFANSIGGATSKGALFLVILINSAVVMPQINWDISILKTLLVTLFVVSASFFVGYLGSFALKERTQSIILTMIFNVGIRNNACGLVIALTYFPPRVAVPMTLAILYQQPLATIVSHLYKRLQTA from the coding sequence ATGTCTATTTTCTTTATTCAATTAAATGACTGGTTATCCAAAAACATGTTCATTGTAGTGCTTTCTGGACTATTCTTAGGCTTTTTCGTTACGATTACTGATTCCCCGACTCTACGGCAAATTGTAGTGATTTTATTCGCTTACATGACCTTTATCACCGCATTAGGTACAAGTTTTAAGGAATTCACTACCGTGCTAAAGAAGCCCTGGATTCCTATCTGGGTGCTGATTTTAGTTCATTTTGTTACACCTTTGACAGCTTGGGCTGTTGGCATGATCTTCTACCCCAATGATCCTGACATTCGCCTGGGCTATCTAATCGGTTCTTCCATTCCAATTGGGGTTACATCCATCATCTGGACTTCATTAATCAAAGGTGATTTGGGCATATCTTTTGTAGCAGTAACATTGGATACTTTTATTGTACCTACCGTATTACCGCTATTTTTCCATCTTGTTGTTGGTCAAACCATCAACATTAGCTATAGTAAAATGGTTATCGACCTTATGCTCATGGTTACAGTACCTAGTATCATCGGTATGCTCCTGCATGATTGGACAAAGGGGAAGAGTGTTAATTTCGCTAACAGCATTGGGGGTGCCACATCAAAAGGAGCACTTTTTCTGGTCATCCTAATTAATTCAGCAGTCGTAATGCCACAAATTAATTGGGACATCTCCATACTAAAAACATTGCTCGTTACCTTATTTGTTGTATCAGCAAGCTTCTTTGTCGGTTACCTGGGATCATTTGCATTAAAAGAACGAACGCAGAGCATTATACTAACGATGATTTTTAATGTGGGCATCCGTAATAACGCTTGTGGACTCGTCATTGCACTCACCTATTTTCCGCCAAGGGTTGCAGTTCCTATGACACTGGCTATTTTGTATCAGCAGCCACTCGCAACAATTGTATCTCATTTATATAAACGTCTTCAAACAGCATAA
- a CDS encoding LysE family translocator has product MNIDLHSLLLFTIASFILVIMPGPNTLYVITRGVTQGKRAALISAFGASLGQLLYAISTALGLVVILQQSAAAYSIIKIVGALYILYIGVKTIRSNENSVDYTELPKEELARNLFLKGFITAALNPKTAIFFVSFLPQFVDAGSESAALMMLMYGFIYFLLGLLVLVFYARTSGFIRHWLMAKPVLERYFRWITGTIFIGLGVKLMVPENK; this is encoded by the coding sequence ATGAACATAGACTTGCATAGTTTACTGCTATTTACAATAGCATCTTTTATTTTGGTGATCATGCCTGGACCAAACACGTTATATGTCATTACCCGTGGGGTAACGCAGGGGAAGAGAGCTGCCCTAATTTCAGCCTTTGGTGCAAGCCTAGGACAGCTTTTATATGCAATATCTACTGCATTAGGATTGGTTGTTATTCTTCAACAGTCGGCAGCTGCATATAGTATAATCAAAATAGTTGGTGCCTTATATATATTATACATTGGGGTTAAAACCATCAGAAGCAATGAGAATAGTGTTGATTATACTGAACTGCCGAAAGAGGAGCTAGCGAGAAATTTGTTTCTTAAGGGATTTATTACTGCGGCGCTAAACCCTAAGACTGCAATATTCTTCGTGAGCTTTCTCCCGCAGTTCGTAGATGCCGGCAGTGAATCTGCGGCTTTAATGATGCTAATGTATGGTTTTATATATTTCTTACTTGGCTTATTGGTGCTCGTTTTTTATGCAAGAACCTCTGGCTTTATAAGACATTGGCTTATGGCCAAACCAGTGTTAGAGCGATATTTCCGCTGGATAACCGGCACTATATTCATAGGATTAGGAGTTAAATTGATGGTGCCAGAGAATAAATAA
- a CDS encoding PhzF family isomerase yields MKTYTVYQIDAFTSEKFSGNPAGVVTNAQGLSELAMQRIARELNNSETVFIFPPDDISHDVKLRYFTPTTEVPSCGHATIAAHYARSIENQLGSERVMQKIGIGILPIDIVKNNDYTIWMTQGSIEFSEPLFTKDRELLLSSLGLTEEEIDEYCPIQIVSTGHSKVMIGIKSIAKLHSLSPNMSMLSNLSKSIGCNGYYVFTFASRPSTILTHGRMFAPAIGISEDPVTGNAIGPLGAYLVKHGLVEYNNSLFSFTGIQGEAIGRVGTVDVKVKIENGEPTQVQIGGTAVIVFKTQLEI; encoded by the coding sequence ATGAAAACATATACAGTCTATCAAATTGATGCGTTTACATCTGAAAAATTCAGCGGCAATCCTGCTGGCGTAGTCACAAATGCACAAGGATTATCCGAACTTGCTATGCAGCGTATCGCACGAGAACTTAATAATTCTGAGACGGTTTTCATTTTTCCACCCGATGATATAAGTCACGATGTGAAACTTAGATATTTTACGCCAACTACTGAAGTACCGTCGTGTGGACACGCCACCATTGCAGCTCATTACGCGCGCTCGATAGAAAATCAACTCGGATCGGAAAGGGTCATGCAAAAAATAGGGATTGGTATTTTACCCATCGATATTGTTAAAAATAACGATTATACAATATGGATGACCCAAGGGTCTATCGAATTTTCTGAACCCCTTTTCACTAAAGACCGTGAACTCTTATTATCATCTCTCGGTCTAACAGAAGAAGAAATAGACGAATACTGCCCAATTCAGATAGTTTCTACAGGACACTCAAAAGTAATGATTGGGATTAAATCTATAGCAAAGCTTCATAGTTTATCTCCTAACATGAGTATGTTAAGTAACTTAAGTAAATCCATTGGCTGTAATGGCTATTATGTCTTTACTTTTGCCTCCCGCCCCAGTACTATTTTAACCCACGGCAGAATGTTTGCACCAGCTATTGGTATTTCCGAAGATCCCGTAACGGGAAATGCCATCGGCCCACTTGGAGCCTATCTCGTTAAGCACGGATTAGTTGAATATAACAACTCCTTGTTTTCATTCACGGGGATTCAGGGAGAGGCTATTGGACGTGTTGGAACAGTAGATGTTAAGGTAAAAATTGAAAATGGTGAACCAACACAGGTTCAGATAGGTGGTACTGCAGTCATTGTATTTAAAACGCAACTAGAAATATAA
- a CDS encoding putative zinc-binding protein: MGCNNGEETSTRILYTCSGCCTEGAVSDQVGRNLRAVGYARCGTSCLAGIGAGYPRFLKAAAEATEVIAIDGCKMACAKMLLKKANITATSYVLMDMGFSEDQDQEVFITSVCQRIMAQ; encoded by the coding sequence ATGGGGTGCAATAATGGGGAAGAAACTTCAACCCGGATACTCTATACTTGTTCTGGGTGCTGTACCGAGGGAGCGGTAAGTGATCAGGTCGGACGTAATTTACGGGCGGTAGGTTATGCACGTTGCGGAACGAGTTGTTTGGCCGGTATCGGTGCAGGGTATCCGCGTTTTTTAAAAGCAGCCGCGGAGGCTACCGAAGTAATCGCCATTGACGGATGCAAAATGGCCTGCGCAAAGATGCTGTTGAAAAAGGCTAATATTACAGCAACGTCGTATGTACTTATGGACATGGGATTTTCAGAGGATCAAGATCAGGAAGTTTTTATCACAAGTGTTTGCCAGCGGATCATGGCACAATAG
- a CDS encoding permease, whose amino-acid sequence MYDILKTFATLIFELSVLFVGISFLINLLQIWIPYDKINTWLSGKNSFVGALGAIVFAFVTPFCSCSTIPIIVNLLNKKVRFGIVMIFLFSSPILDPTILTLMVFSLGWKVAMVYTLITSVLSIIIGFALEKMGFEGAVKDVVVQDLDAAPASFSVAGAWKETIELIKSVYPYLLFGAAIGAFIHEVVPTKWISHYLGGDSWWLIPLAAIVGIPLYIRLSAMIPVSQILIAKGMSAGAVMALVISSAGASLPEIVLLNSIFQKRLVVAFIVSVVLMSTISGFLFYFL is encoded by the coding sequence ATGTATGATATTTTGAAAACTTTTGCTACCCTTATTTTTGAATTGTCCGTATTGTTTGTAGGAATTAGTTTTCTAATTAATTTACTCCAAATCTGGATTCCCTATGACAAAATTAATACGTGGCTTTCTGGAAAAAACTCTTTTGTTGGTGCATTGGGTGCGATTGTATTTGCTTTTGTGACCCCTTTTTGCTCTTGCTCTACCATTCCGATCATTGTAAATTTATTAAATAAAAAAGTTCGCTTCGGTATCGTCATGATCTTTTTATTTTCCTCACCCATTTTAGATCCGACGATCCTGACACTCATGGTATTTTCATTAGGATGGAAAGTAGCTATGGTTTATACACTAATCACCTCGGTGTTATCCATCATTATCGGCTTTGCTCTTGAAAAGATGGGTTTTGAAGGAGCAGTGAAGGATGTTGTTGTGCAAGACCTCGATGCAGCTCCAGCGAGCTTTAGTGTTGCTGGGGCGTGGAAAGAAACGATTGAGCTTATAAAATCAGTATATCCTTATTTATTGTTTGGTGCAGCAATCGGAGCTTTTATTCACGAAGTTGTACCAACGAAATGGATCTCCCATTACTTGGGAGGCGACTCCTGGTGGCTTATTCCCTTGGCGGCTATTGTTGGCATTCCATTGTATATCCGTCTTTCTGCTATGATCCCTGTATCCCAAATTCTTATCGCCAAAGGGATGAGCGCGGGAGCTGTTATGGCGCTCGTTATCAGTTCTGCAGGGGCGAGTTTGCCAGAAATTGTATTGTTGAACTCTATTTTTCAAAAAAGGCTGGTAGTGGCTTTTATTGTCTCGGTAGTTTTAATGTCAACTATTTCAGGATTTTTGTTTTACTTTTTATAA
- a CDS encoding MarR family winged helix-turn-helix transcriptional regulator: MEMEQIRETFHVMTRRLGLIDKCGCKVSETDLSVIQSHILYEINKRRHPSMQEVADALGMDITTFSRQVQTLVKLELVEKVEDPQDRRVYMLSLSELGARVVIEISEQMNSYFQEVFSGMTEFEKETVIRSIQLLNRSLAQSSVCCSPVR, translated from the coding sequence ATGGAGATGGAACAAATCCGAGAAACATTTCATGTGATGACGAGACGGCTGGGGTTAATCGATAAATGCGGCTGTAAAGTCAGTGAAACCGATCTATCAGTGATTCAGAGTCATATTCTGTATGAGATTAATAAAAGGCGACATCCCTCTATGCAGGAAGTCGCCGATGCGCTAGGCATGGATATCACAACATTTAGCAGGCAAGTCCAAACACTGGTGAAGCTGGAATTGGTGGAAAAAGTAGAGGATCCTCAGGATAGACGAGTATATATGCTTTCTTTGTCAGAGCTAGGGGCCCGCGTTGTGATAGAAATCAGTGAGCAAATGAATAGCTATTTCCAGGAAGTATTTTCGGGTATGACAGAATTTGAGAAAGAGACCGTTATTCGCTCCATTCAATTGCTGAATCGAAGTTTGGCTCAATCCAGTGTGTGCTGTTCGCCAGTGCGGTGA
- a CDS encoding ArsR/SmtB family transcription factor, with product MNLSQPNASRHLIKLKYAKLITSEKQAQWVYYRVDKTSLERYPFVQELLAKEPEQQPHCQKDFARLQKYRGQGGCCETKVKIKDVATII from the coding sequence TTGAATCTCAGTCAACCCAATGCTTCACGGCATCTGATTAAGCTTAAATATGCCAAGTTGATTACCAGTGAGAAGCAAGCCCAGTGGGTTTATTATAGGGTGGATAAAACCAGCCTAGAACGGTATCCTTTTGTACAGGAGTTGTTAGCAAAGGAACCGGAGCAGCAGCCCCATTGTCAAAAAGACTTTGCGCGGCTACAGAAATACCGAGGGCAGGGCGGCTGTTGTGAGACAAAGGTGAAAATAAAGGACGTTGCAACGATTATATGA
- a CDS encoding SulP family inorganic anion transporter has protein sequence MKLQLNKSWFSNTHMDILAGITVAFALIPEAIAFSIIAGVSPMTGLYASFCIAVVISIVGGRPGMISAATGAMALLMVTLVKDHGVEYLFAATILAGILQYAMGILKLGRFITFVPHSVMTGFVNSLAILIFLAQLPHFIGQSWIMYALVAFTLAIIYLLPLITKAVPSALVAIIIVSMTTIGLGLHVNTVGDMGTLTNSLPIFHLPQVLFSMDTLLIIFPYSLSLALVGILESLLTATIVDEMTDTKSNKNKEIRGQGFANVIAGFFGGMAGCAMIGQSVINVKSGGRTRLSTFVAGIFLLFLIIVLGNVVKQIPMAALVGVMIMVSIGTFDWSSLQNIKKIPTGDVIVMLTTVAIVVTTHDLSKGVMAGVLLSALIFAWKIAELRTASSIQVNGSKCYTVFGQMFFGTTSDFASQFTYNEDPNVVIIDFANSHVWDHSAVNAIAKVILKYQQLDKKITIIGLNEESEMLVERIGLYEPNGH, from the coding sequence TTGAAACTACAACTAAATAAATCTTGGTTTTCCAACACTCACATGGATATTCTGGCAGGCATAACGGTAGCCTTTGCCTTGATTCCTGAAGCCATTGCATTTTCTATTATTGCTGGGGTAAGCCCCATGACTGGTCTCTATGCTTCTTTTTGCATCGCGGTTGTCATTTCCATTGTTGGCGGAAGACCAGGTATGATTTCTGCCGCTACAGGCGCTATGGCGCTACTTATGGTGACGTTGGTTAAAGATCACGGCGTAGAATACTTATTTGCCGCAACCATATTGGCGGGAATTTTACAATATGCCATGGGCATTCTAAAACTGGGACGCTTCATCACCTTTGTACCCCATTCCGTAATGACAGGATTCGTTAACTCCCTAGCCATACTGATTTTTTTAGCGCAATTACCCCATTTTATTGGACAAAGCTGGATCATGTATGCACTAGTAGCCTTTACACTGGCTATCATTTATCTTTTACCATTGATTACGAAAGCTGTTCCCTCTGCATTAGTAGCAATTATTATTGTATCCATGACTACGATTGGCTTAGGACTACATGTGAATACTGTCGGGGACATGGGGACCCTTACAAATTCCCTCCCCATCTTTCATTTACCTCAAGTATTGTTTAGTATGGATACTCTCTTAATTATTTTTCCCTATTCCCTGTCCCTTGCTCTTGTAGGTATCTTAGAATCGCTGCTAACAGCAACGATCGTTGATGAAATGACAGATACCAAAAGCAATAAGAATAAAGAAATTCGCGGACAAGGTTTTGCGAATGTCATTGCAGGTTTTTTTGGCGGCATGGCAGGTTGTGCGATGATTGGTCAATCGGTCATTAATGTAAAGTCCGGCGGTCGTACACGCCTATCCACCTTCGTAGCCGGCATTTTCTTGCTATTCTTAATTATTGTCTTGGGTAATGTGGTAAAACAAATTCCCATGGCTGCCCTCGTCGGGGTAATGATCATGGTCTCCATAGGCACATTTGACTGGAGTTCTTTGCAGAATATAAAAAAAATCCCCACTGGGGATGTAATCGTCATGCTTACTACCGTAGCAATTGTTGTCACGACTCATGATCTTTCGAAAGGTGTCATGGCGGGAGTGTTGTTAAGTGCTTTGATCTTTGCATGGAAAATAGCGGAGCTTCGCACTGCTTCTTCTATACAGGTAAACGGTAGTAAATGTTATACGGTCTTTGGTCAGATGTTCTTTGGTACTACCTCTGATTTTGCCAGCCAGTTTACTTACAATGAGGATCCCAACGTAGTTATCATTGACTTTGCTAATTCACATGTATGGGATCATTCCGCTGTAAATGCCATTGCAAAAGTGATTCTCAAATACCAGCAACTAGACAAAAAAATAACCATTATTGGTCTGAATGAAGAAAGCGAAATGCTTGTGGAAAGAATCGGGCTCTATGAACCAAACGGACACTAA
- a CDS encoding universal stress protein: MQEFVIGSVSKKIVHAVKCPVMIIK; encoded by the coding sequence ATGCAAGAATTCGTTATAGGAAGTGTGAGTAAAAAAATCGTTCATGCAGTTAAGTGCCCCGTCATGATCATCAAATAA
- a CDS encoding universal stress protein, producing MFKKILLAIDGSMHAHLAAEKTVEFALQLGNVSVTIFHVTLKIPSKNSLIQANFDIQSLLEKEARLAIIQTERLFKQEKIPYNLAVGLGDPAEEIVKKAMIC from the coding sequence TTGTTTAAGAAAATCCTGTTAGCCATAGATGGTTCTATGCATGCTCACCTTGCTGCGGAAAAGACGGTTGAGTTTGCATTGCAGTTGGGAAATGTATCTGTCACAATTTTTCACGTCACTCTAAAAATTCCATCAAAGAACAGTTTAATTCAAGCCAATTTTGACATTCAATCACTCCTTGAGAAAGAGGCACGCCTGGCCATAATACAAACAGAACGTCTTTTTAAGCAAGAGAAAATTCCGTATAATTTAGCAGTTGGCCTTGGTGATCCAGCGGAGGAAATCGTTAAGAAGGCTATGATCTGCTGA
- a CDS encoding Dps family protein — protein MSKHCIHDQEQVCEVVEGLNIYLANLNILFVKLHNMHWNVVGIGFFDLHEQTQILYEVIADKFDAVAERIKMLGYQPLASTQDYLEVATIQELPNRNLSSQRVAEIIIDDFCCMVSLLKKIKNMTKDANDDCGLLGEGICFFEKYIWFFNAYLTRC, from the coding sequence ATGAGTAAACACTGTATACACGATCAGGAACAAGTTTGTGAGGTAGTTGAAGGTCTAAACATATATTTAGCAAATCTCAATATACTATTTGTGAAACTCCATAACATGCATTGGAATGTGGTAGGCATAGGTTTTTTTGACTTACATGAACAAACACAAATACTCTATGAAGTAATTGCAGATAAATTTGATGCTGTTGCTGAAAGGATTAAAATGTTAGGTTATCAACCTCTAGCTTCAACACAAGATTATCTTGAAGTTGCCACAATACAGGAACTTCCCAATAGAAATTTAAGTTCTCAAAGAGTAGCTGAAATAATAATAGATGACTTTTGTTGTATGGTGAGCTTACTAAAAAAAATTAAAAATATGACTAAAGACGCCAATGATGATTGCGGACTATTAGGTGAGGGCATTTGTTTTTTTGAAAAATATATCTGGTTCTTTAATGCTTATTTAACAAGATGTTAA
- a CDS encoding alpha/beta hydrolase — translation MLSFDLPEHGDRKDEDYACKVQNCVRDLTTIMDYARTISNNISLFACSMGAYFSLLTYRDLPIEQCLFLSPVLNMERIINNMMLWFNVGEERLKVEKEIETPIGQTLYWDYYCYVKSNPIDTWDKPTAILYGSDDNLSEFDVVSDFVERYHCKLHVLEHGEHYFHTDEQLRYFRQWLGDTIFQVKPCPRAFYRCEK, via the coding sequence GTGCTGAGTTTTGACTTACCTGAACACGGAGACCGTAAAGATGAAGATTATGCTTGCAAAGTTCAAAACTGTGTTAGAGACCTTACTACTATCATGGATTATGCACGAACTATTTCAAATAATATAAGCTTGTTTGCTTGTAGCATGGGGGCATATTTCAGCTTACTTACATACCGGGATTTGCCAATCGAACAATGTCTGTTTCTTTCGCCTGTATTAAACATGGAGCGCATCATAAATAATATGATGTTATGGTTCAATGTAGGTGAGGAAAGATTAAAAGTCGAAAAAGAAATTGAAACGCCAATAGGACAAACACTCTACTGGGATTATTATTGCTATGTAAAATCCAATCCTATCGACACATGGGATAAGCCAACTGCGATTCTCTATGGTTCAGATGACAATCTTTCTGAGTTTGATGTAGTCTCAGATTTTGTTGAACGTTATCATTGCAAATTGCATGTGTTGGAACATGGGGAACATTATTTCCATACGGACGAACAATTGAGATATTTTAGACAGTGGCTGGGAGATACTATTTTTCAAGTCAAGCCCTGTCCTCGTGCTTTTTACCGCTGTGAGAAATAG